Part of the Primulina huaijiensis isolate GDHJ02 chromosome 15, ASM1229523v2, whole genome shotgun sequence genome is shown below.
AGACTTTTTGCTTTAAGATCTAAATATTAATGGAGGATGTGACATCCACCAAGTTTTGCAATGTATTATTGAGGAgtcattaaattattaaatattctaTTAGCAATAAATTTTCTTGTGGTCTAAGCATAGCCGTCGTATATGATCAAGTCATAGTATTTAACTAtgaactaaaaaataattatagataaaatttatttaaaaaatctatGAAATTAGACTAAGATATCATTTAGACCAATGTATTTAATTTGGAGAGTGGTTTGACTGTGAGAAATGATTTGAGATATAAAATTCTTATGATAAATCTTCGCATATCTGAAATTCACCataattaatattgaaatttgataaattgatttgaaatacaCTTAGATTTTGTTCAtgcaagcaaaaaaaaaaaaaacgaaattaaaatcaaagaaTTTGAAATACATCAATCCAGATGTTACCTATTTTGTTACGATTTTTTGTAACTTTTAAAAGATAAACAATACATTTCGAGATTAAGATCAATTAAATATTATCCCcgataaaaattgaaatatggCTCATTtccaaaatgataaattttcagCACGTTAAATTTCTggtttccaaaatttaaatgcagaaatatcaaaacatgatatgaataataataacgtTGTAATAAATTGAGAAAGACAACTTCAAGATATGGTTAGGCACAGAGCTGGCATCTTTGGATGTGGTAAAGAAGTTGGTATGCAGTTTATCCTTCCCAACTTCACCTTCTCCTCTTCTTTACTACTGCAAAGATTCTTGCAGACGTGCTCCCAAAATTTGAGTGATTATCGGGGCTTCAAAATTCGGAATGGAGAGGCTAATTCACTCCAAGGCTATCCCTTCGAAACCTCATTGTAACTTGAAGCCCAGTTCTCATCCCCTTGTTCCACGCTTCGCGGGAGTTGTGTCCTCCAGGAAAATGGCTTTTTCATCGGCTTCATTTCGTTGGGTGCCACTCCCCGGGCCACTTCGGGTCAAGTCGCTATCTTGCGGTCTCCAAGACCCGTCTTTGGTTTCCCCTGAAACCCGGGAAGAGTTGTCGTTTTTCGTGGATTCGACTGATGGGCTGGCGCCTAAGCCTCATTTGCGTAGACTAATCCCTCTGATATATTCTCCGCAGCGGAAGGTATAAATGCTTTGAAAATTGTGTGACATTTTAGTTTTTGAGTGCTTATGTTTCTTTTGATTGAGTTCCTTTATCGATTTTGGCCTTTGTTATGTGACGTTTACTATAAGAGCTAAAGGCCGGAATTTTACCCAGAGATCTTGAATCGGTTCCTCCTTAATTGCGTATCTAAAATCGCTGTTTATTGTCGAAGTGCATCCGGTCTTGTTGTTTAGTTAACTAAATTCAAAGCCTGTTGTCCCTTTGcatgtagtgtgtgtgtgtgttgatcATCAAAGGACTCGGGATCATTCATGGCATATTTAATTTGGAAATCCcgaaattttatttcatggaGGATGTTTCCCCCGTGTTTCGCTGATAACATGAGATAGGGTGGTACTTACACAACAACGATTGTGTGTCTATTGTTGTCAATACAAGTAGGAACTACTTATGGCATTTTTCCCAGGACCAGCAGACCTTAATTAGAACCTGATTGTTGTATTCCGAAGAATTATAAGTGACTCTAATGGTGGTTGTGAGATGTTCATCAAAATCTTTCTCGCGGGTATCGTTGTTGGTTATCGTTTTCCATGCTCTTTCCATTTTTCTGACAGAACTTGTCTACTTTTTCTGCAGTGAAGACTAGTTTTGGTAGATATAACATGTAAGCTTTACAAAAAAATGTAGTCGTATGAACTAGTTGGAACATGAGGGTCAACTCTATGACGGCAGACTGTCTTCGTTTATTATCTTTGCCAACCATTGTGATCCAGAATAATATCATGCATGAAATACATCACTAATTACTGATTATGAAAGATTCATGTAGGAAATATCTAATGTGAGTCTAGGTGTAGGAACAAAGATTGAATGCAAAAAAATATTGCGCCTTGGAATGTCttctaagaaaataaaattgacaGTGGAATGTAGGCTCTCTCGACTAATGCATAACTGgacaatttgaaattatttcgaTAACGTGTTATTATTGTACCGTATGTTTTTCCCTTTTTAACATATTCTGGTATCTATATTGGTAATGATTCTCGATATATTTCAGGCAGTTAATGCAGGGGCAGTGATATTATTATCTGCAATCCTTTTGACGTTACTCCACCCTGTTGTCGTGTCACCGGCTTTTGCTAGTTTCCCAAATGCAGCCAAGACTGGAGTACCAGCAGCAATTGCTGCAGGGACTAGTCTTCTACGCTTCGAGTTACTGAGCAGCGCATGGACTGGATTCTTGGCGGGTTGCTTGCACACATTATCAGGTCCCGACCATCTTGCTGCCTTGGCTCCACTTTCAATTGGCTGCTCGAGGATGGAAAGTGCTGCTGTTGGAGCCCTTTGGGGATGTGGGCATGATGCGGGGCAGTTGATATTTGGCCTACTTTTTTTACTTTTGAAAGATCGGCTACATATTGAAGTATTGAGAACTTGGGGCACGAGAGTGGTGGGGTTTACTCTACTCGTTATTGGAGCCATGGGAATAAGGGAAGCGTCAGAAGTACCCGTCCCATGTGTTGTCCTGGAGAATGGCGACTGTGATGTGAGTGGATATGAAATGATCGCAAGCCCTTCAATCGGAAAGAAGAAATTTGGTTTTACCACGTTTGCTACGGGGATTGTTCATGGATTGCAGCCGGATGCTTTGCTGATGATCTTACCGGCACTTGCATTGCCTTCTCGTTTGGCTGGTGCTGCGTTTCTGTTCATGTTCTTGGTTGGGACGGTTTTCGCTATGGGAAGCTATACAATGTTTATCGGGTCATGCAGTCAAGTGCTCAAGGAAAAGGTACCTAGAGTAACTGAAAAACTCAATTGGGCATCTTCTCTTGTAGCAATTGGTTTAGGGATTGCAATTTTGATCAGTGAGTTTTTAGGATTAAGCTTGTATTAGTTAGGTATATCATGTTTTTGCTTGAGAAATGACAGTGATTCTGCGTATTCACTCCAAGCTTTAGCCTATTTTAATAATCAAGTATGGAATATGGTcatcaaatcaattaattaataatgatgatgatgaaaaaGCATCTCAAAACCAAGCAATTATTAACATCACCGAAAGGTCGAGGTTATTCAACTTCGATTCATGTACACCTATGGGAAAGAACCCCTTTACATTTGAACAATACAAGAACACCACCCCCTTTAAAAAACATGTGCCTCCCAAAGTTTAAGATATTCGTCTAGAGTTTGAATACGTGCACATAAAGCGTCATTTGGTAAGAGTTGTAGCTGCAGAAATAATCCCTACTGCTTCTTATTAATGTCATAGACTATGCAAGCATCAGCCGCGGTCTTCATCTGCCACCATAAAATGAATGAATCAGTCAATAAAAGGATGCATATAAGGCAAGAACCAAGGAAGATATACAATAACTttctaagaaattttttatggGAATAACATCTTATGATGCTATGAAGTGAATCAGGTTAGGGCCCATGGGACATTCCTTTTATCTTTCGACCAAGCACATAATTGGAATAACATCCACAAAAAATTCGATTACCACCCTCACAACCCGCCATTGTACTATGAAGTCAGCTGCTTCTTCAGCTGTATGCATTCTAATTACTTGAGCTACACGTGTTTGATCTCCATAGTTAGAATCAAGACTCGAGATAGAATCGCAAATTTATAGACATGCAATTCTAATACTCAAAATCATGCATCGTCGATCATTATGTGGAAAATAGAAACATTGTCTATAAGAACAATGAGGCTAAGTCGCACACCTGTATAATATTAACTATCTGCTTGATTAACCATCCAACAATAACCAAAGTAAGTGATGACAAATAGAACCAACTTTGTGTTGCAGCATTCACTAGAACCTGAAGGTAAAAATATCACAGGTACATGAGTATTACATAATCGATCTTCGGTGCAAAAAGTCGATGCAATCGAGAAGAAAAGACTTACATCAATGAGACCCTCGTTCTCCTTAGCtagaagaaataaaagaatgtaAAGAACCTAATAGTCAAACGGATTCAATAAAGTAAGTGTATCAAAAAGGTAATAAACTATTTCTGGTGCATATTATCAAAAACATTCACCTCACAAGAGACACAACAGTAACACATAAATTTGCGATTCCCATAGTAAAGTTTGAACAACCAATTGCTGCTATCTTTGACATCCTTGTGGCTAATTTTTCCCACCAAGAAGGTGCTGTAATACATTAGCAagtgaaaataaaatatcaaaagctGTTAGATGCTTACATGGCTAGTAGGTTACAAGAAAAGTGAGCACTGTCACATGATCCCTAATTTGATTTagttcaataaattttaaaacagaGTCCAAAAGGTGAtttaacaagaaaataaataccTATACATTTGCAACCAATGGCTGGCTATATCTAGAGCAAGCAGCGACAAGAAAATAAATCCAGGCCTGGATTTCAGAGGTGAGAACtcataatatagtaaataaacCTCAAACAACACGaaataaagttaaaaaaaatcaccTATAAACTTGCGATAAAACCACCAGGAGACAAGCCGTGCTTATCCTGTGGAAAAACACCCAAACTAAGATTTTAACTTAGCCATCACACATTGAAGACCAAACACATGTCAGGTGAAGTGTGGAACCAGGGGTAAAATAACATGTAGAAGGCGCTACAAAATTTAGACAACAGATACCTGTCAGTAACCATGTCCAGAACTGCTCCAAAAGTTGAAACTGTATTAAACAAATTAAGGTTTCAAAGTCCATTCAAATGTAACAAGCAGGCTGGGTTAGCCAGGGGTGAAATGCTAAGAATGGAGGCATCATTAGATTCTTTCAAATTATGATGCACTATTTCTAGATTACAACGGACGTATAATTCCAAATATTATCCTGTATTGTGTGGGAAATTTTCTGAATACGTTTACTCGACAGATATACGCGTGTTATACATCTTTACGCCTCGAGAAGTatccttcaaaatataaaatttccacaCATTCAGCGGAAGAAAGTCACTCATTATACTTGTGTTCTAAATTACATCAGACTGACCGAAAAGTAATGCCCTTGAACATTATGAAACCTCAAAACACAAGTATAACGAATAAAGTTCTTCCAGATTAGGGCACAAGGCAAACTTTTGACATCGACTGACAAATCAACAGGCACAAACCCTAACCTTGATTCAGTCTGCGAGCAAACCAGCCATCCAAAGCATCACAAACGAagctaaaaaaataaacataaatgcAATTAAACAACAGATAATTTGAAtcgaataaaaatgaaaaaacaaaagCAAGAAATAAAATCCACACCTGACAAAATACAGAATAGAGAATAGAGTTTTGTCCTTGAAGCATATCGCAAAAGCAAAGCAATTCATTAATATTCTAATGTAACCTGCAAGCTCTCGTTGATTTACCAAATAAAGAATATCACCACATCATTATCATTAgaaaaaaccaacaaaaatcATGATATATCATCAAACACTTTATCAATTATGCTCACCGATAATGTTTGGAATGTAAAGGTAAACTCTCAAGGTGCTGGGTGGCCTCATTTTGTCTGCCGTGGGACGAATTGATAGCTTTGGAGAGTATATCTGGAAATCAATCAACGAAAGGAATCAAAATCTCTtttatcaataaataaattcttGTCTGCAGGCGACCCCAACAGTCCATGTGCTCCAGGTAGAAAATGGGGATATCTctaatatgttaaaacctacGGGGCAAAATGAAATATTCACAAGTTTTTAGAACCCAATCTCATAAATCAATGCTTTTAATATAACTAATCAGTCTGCACACGCACCACTTGTATACAATAGGGACCATTGGGCTTGTAAGATGTGCCAACGAAGGATGAGatgataaattaaaagttaaggATAATATAGCTGATTTTTAACTCTAGTTATTGTAAAACTTGAATCAAATGCCAGATAACATTAGGATGTCGAATCTTATCATTCGCACCAAACAGTGCTTATACAATAATACAAAAAAACAGTGTCACGCACGCACGTTGCATGCGCAATGTAACGTAAATATTATGTTCATAATAACATTATCATGCATTTATCAATTATGTATTAATGTCTATATGAAGAAACATGTCAAGGATGTCTAGAGTGACCAATACTACAGGAAGAAACATGTCAAACATGTCAAGTACAACTAAACCAAAGCCTCTATGATTTTCTTATCAACATACACCCAAATACTTTGTTGTTTCATTATGAAAGTTGAAACACCAATAAAACAAACCAAAACTTAGAGTGACCAATACTCAGTGAAGTTTTCGAAAGGTGATGATTTCTGTCAGTTATTTGCTAATGGCCTGACCAAAATCCTAGTGAATACATACCAACCAAAAAGATCAAGCAGGCATGATCTAGCTTTTAATTGGCAATCAAGAGATCATCCCTCCAAGTCCTCGATTGACGGCTCTAATTCTACTTTAGGACAAAGATGCCAAGAACTCTAGATATACGAGATAATATGGTCGTAACTtctcaaggaaaaaaaatccCTGTAACACATGCCAACTTGGTACCAAAATTTTTAGGTGACTTGTCTCTAAAAaagaaatgaataaaaacaagCTCGAAATGCAACTTGAAAAAGTTAAGCCATCGAACAATTTCGAAGGGCGAACCCTGCTTAGATCACAGAGCTACAAGCacggattaaaaaaaatacaaacgttttcATAAATCAACACTGGGTAAAAACAATACACTGTTGAAACCAAAACGACTTGACCATAGCTGATTACCCTCTACGGCAAACAATCAACATCTAACATTTACCTCAGATTTTCAATCAGGATACGAGAAACATCGAGCGTCAGAGAGAGTTGCGGAGAAAGACCGAATTCATGGAAGCGAAAAGAAACCCTAGAAAAGGGCAAAGAATAATGACGTAGAAATGCAGCACACTAGCATCGAATTTGCATCGGGGGAACAATCCAGAGGAGAAGAAACGAGAAGAAAAGGTGCCAGGGAACTTACAAAGAATTGCcggtaaaaaaaagaaaaaagaaaaagaaatgaataaaataagCATGGATTTTAAATATCACCGACAAGATAATTTATACCAAAATATCTATACGAAGAAAATTGAACCTTGGGAAATGAAATAAGGTATGGTATGCATTAACGAGGAGTTTGTGTTTATTGAATTGAATTATTAGAGGggtgatatatttttatttttatgacaaATATATCTAACACCACGATTCTTCTTcctaacaaatatatatatctataatatattattaaatttgagatactTATTGTTTGATGTGCATGATAAGGgtgattgatttttaatcattcaCTTATCATGTGTTTGGTGTGTATGATTAAGATTATGATAGACCCGTTCAGCCCACACCTGACCTGCACTGTATGTATTATTATCATCTTGTTGGTAGTTATATAATCTTTTGGGTGAGAAAGGATaatgtttgattaatttaaattttttattaatatcataacttttaaaataattataaattcaacaaatttaataatttttaaaaatgattttttatttgactaatattataaataatttaattattattgatcatattttaattattattatattatttttcaccataaaattataattgttattaaccattatttaatattcaaatttgtattactattttaattgtcacaataaatgcatatatatgttattataaaattttaattattttttataatattaatcgatttttttagttgttttcaaaaattgaaattaaagaaaatttaataattaatataatattttaaaataaattagccccaaaaattttatttatttatttgattattttaagaatatattactaattaatatatggtgaggacattttaataataataatataattaacaaaaataatcaacCAACTTAAAATCGTGTCAAATATACGGACTTGATTTCCAATGTCTGGAATCTTCAATACGCAGTTTGTGGCCCATGAAAGAGAATTAAAGAAGTGCCCACAAAATTGGACTAAGACTAAAGCCCATTAAGTGAAGCTCCATCGCTAACCAGGCCCCTCTTCCCAATCACGTGAAATCGAGTCCAGTAGGCCCGAATCTCAAGACATTGAAGTTTTCCTTGCGTTTCTGTTTTGGAGTCAACTACAGATTCATTGCTCCCCAACTCAAGAATAATGGCCACACGCGGGCGGGTTTGAAACGCTTATCTATGAGGAA
Proteins encoded:
- the LOC140959526 gene encoding chloroplast protein FOR GROWTH AND FERTILITY 2-like; amino-acid sequence: MERLIHSKAIPSKPHCNLKPSSHPLVPRFAGVVSSRKMAFSSASFRWVPLPGPLRVKSLSCGLQDPSLVSPETREELSFFVDSTDGLAPKPHLRRLIPLIYSPQRKAVNAGAVILLSAILLTLLHPVVVSPAFASFPNAAKTGVPAAIAAGTSLLRFELLSSAWTGFLAGCLHTLSGPDHLAALAPLSIGCSRMESAAVGALWGCGHDAGQLIFGLLFLLLKDRLHIEVLRTWGTRVVGFTLLVIGAMGIREASEVPVPCVVLENGDCDVSGYEMIASPSIGKKKFGFTTFATGIVHGLQPDALLMILPALALPSRLAGAAFLFMFLVGTVFAMGSYTMFIGSCSQVLKEKVPRVTEKLNWASSLVAIGLGIAILISEFLGLSLY
- the LOC140959527 gene encoding CDP-diacylglycerol--inositol 3-phosphatidyltransferase 1-like — its product is MRPPSTLRVYLYIPNIIGYIRILMNCFAFAICFKDKTLFSILYFVSFVCDALDGWFARRLNQVSTFGAVLDMVTDRISTACLLVVLSQVYRPGFIFLSLLALDIASHWLQMYSTFLVGKISHKDVKDSSNWLFKLYYGNRKFMCYCCVSCEVLYILLFLLAKENEGLIDVLVNAATQSWFYLSSLTLVIVGWLIKQIVNIIQMKTAADACIVYDINKKQ